One Balaenoptera musculus isolate JJ_BM4_2016_0621 chromosome 13, mBalMus1.pri.v3, whole genome shotgun sequence genomic region harbors:
- the LOC118906166 gene encoding transmembrane protein 14C-like, whose product MQKDSGPLVPLHWIGFGYVALVAPGGIIGYAKAGSVPSLAAGLLFGGLVSLGAYQLSQDPRDIWVFLVTSGTLAGIMGMRFYHSGKFMPAALIAGASLLMVAKLGISALGKPHQ is encoded by the coding sequence ATGCAGAAGGACTCCGGCCCACTAGTGCCTTTACATTGGATTGGCTTTGGCTATGTAGCACTGGTTGCTCCCGGCGGGATCATTGGCTATGCAAAAGCAGGCAGTGTCCCATCCCTGGCTGCCGGGCTCCTGTTTGGTGGATTAGTGAGCCTGGGTGCCTATCAGCTGTCTCAGGATCCaagggacatttgggttttctTAGTTACATCTGGAACCTTGGCTGGCATTATGGGAATGAGATTCTACCACTCTGGAAAATTTATGCCTGCAGCCTTAATTGCAGGTGCCAGTTTGCTGATGGTCGCCAAACTTGGAATTAGTGCGTTGGGTAAACCCCATCAGTAG